Proteins co-encoded in one Xanthocytophaga agilis genomic window:
- the hisC gene encoding histidinol-phosphate transaminase yields the protein MFSLEKILRPHILALSPYTSARDEYEGTEGIFLDANENPFGSITSQNFNRYPDPHQIALKKRVAEIKGVKLEQLFLGNGSDEPIDLLIRATCTPREDEIILVPPTYGMYEVSAAINDVPVVKVSLTPDFALDMPALQQAITTHPKAKLLFLCSPNNPTGNALDPEQMKTLIETFPGLVIIDEAYIDFADYPSFTSYLDKYPNMVVLQTFSKVWGLANLRLGMAFASPELIRILNKIKPPYNISGLTQQVVLEGLQNIQWKEESVQEILKQRTELVKLLEEVPIVEKIYPSEANFLLVKVHQAKETYDYLVEQKIIVRDRSKVKLCENAIRITVGTASENQHLVEAMKQLSVQTETQSTVS from the coding sequence ATGTTCAGTTTAGAGAAGATCCTGAGACCACACATCTTGGCTTTGTCACCTTATACATCTGCCCGGGATGAGTACGAAGGGACAGAAGGTATTTTCCTGGATGCCAATGAGAATCCGTTTGGCTCTATTACCTCACAAAACTTTAACCGCTATCCAGATCCTCATCAGATTGCATTGAAAAAGCGTGTAGCAGAGATCAAAGGTGTAAAACTGGAGCAACTTTTTTTGGGTAATGGAAGTGATGAACCTATCGATTTATTGATTCGGGCAACTTGTACACCCAGAGAAGATGAAATTATTCTGGTGCCACCTACCTATGGAATGTATGAAGTAAGTGCAGCAATAAATGATGTACCTGTGGTGAAGGTTTCTCTTACACCTGATTTTGCACTGGATATGCCTGCTTTGCAACAAGCTATAACTACACATCCTAAGGCTAAGCTATTGTTCTTGTGTTCTCCTAATAATCCGACAGGAAATGCATTAGATCCGGAACAAATGAAAACATTGATCGAGACATTTCCCGGACTCGTTATAATTGATGAAGCATATATAGACTTTGCAGATTATCCGTCGTTTACTTCCTATCTGGATAAATATCCCAATATGGTTGTATTACAGACTTTCTCAAAAGTATGGGGATTAGCTAACCTCCGTTTGGGTATGGCATTTGCCTCACCAGAACTGATTCGTATTCTGAATAAAATCAAACCTCCGTACAATATTAGTGGATTGACACAACAGGTTGTGCTGGAAGGGTTACAGAATATTCAATGGAAAGAAGAATCTGTGCAGGAGATTTTAAAACAAAGGACTGAACTGGTAAAATTATTGGAAGAAGTACCTATTGTTGAAAAGATCTATCCCTCAGAAGCTAACTTTTTGCTGGTCAAAGTGCATCAGGCAAAAGAGACATATGACTATCTGGTAGAGCAGAAAATCATTGTACGAGATCGTTCCAAAGTAAAACTTTGTGAAAACGCGATTCGGATTACTGTGGGGACTGCTTCTGAAAACCAGCACTTGGTTGAAGCTATGAAGCAGCTTTCTGTCCAAACGGAAACGCAAAGTACGGTTTCTTAA
- a CDS encoding ATP-grasp domain-containing protein, with amino-acid sequence MNRYNSLQWVVQRMLTDSNDIQKIRQACESVSIDFFEVDIIPFTDQLPEFPLDKQSIFYGSTNFMNLVYAHPELRKGLFLDKVAFTIENYLSKWQRYMLNSDALVVTFQELMAMPYNEDQLLFIRPNEDSKAFAGETRFFKDIADWYYRLTQIENINLSLDTKIIVGEPYNIKKEWRLWIVNKKVVAASQYREYFKLKKVEGCPQEVIAFAEQRCQEYTPHPIFVMDIGHCGDSLYIIECNCMNSAGFYKADIAQIIHSVTNSFANMF; translated from the coding sequence ATGAATCGTTATAATTCACTTCAGTGGGTAGTTCAGCGAATGCTCACAGATAGTAATGACATTCAAAAAATCCGTCAGGCCTGTGAATCTGTTTCTATAGATTTTTTCGAAGTTGATATCATTCCTTTTACAGATCAACTCCCTGAATTTCCATTAGATAAGCAAAGTATATTTTATGGTTCAACTAACTTCATGAATCTGGTTTATGCTCATCCGGAATTACGCAAAGGATTATTTCTTGATAAAGTGGCGTTTACCATTGAAAACTATTTGTCCAAATGGCAACGCTATATGCTAAATTCAGATGCTTTGGTAGTAACATTTCAGGAGCTGATGGCCATGCCTTACAATGAGGACCAACTCCTGTTCATCCGGCCAAATGAAGACTCAAAAGCATTTGCTGGGGAAACTCGTTTTTTTAAAGATATTGCAGATTGGTATTATAGATTAACCCAGATTGAAAATATCAATTTGTCGCTGGATACAAAGATTATTGTTGGTGAACCCTATAACATTAAGAAGGAGTGGCGCTTATGGATCGTTAACAAGAAAGTTGTTGCAGCTTCTCAATACAGAGAATACTTTAAATTAAAGAAAGTAGAGGGCTGCCCGCAAGAGGTTATTGCGTTTGCAGAACAACGATGTCAGGAATATACCCCACATCCTATATTTGTAATGGATATTGGGCATTGTGGGGATTCGCTTTATATTATCGAATGCAATTGTATGAATAGTGCAGGCTTTTATAAAGCCGATATTGCTCAAATTATCCATTCTGTGACAAATTCTTTTGCTAATATGTTCTGA
- a CDS encoding pitrilysin family protein has translation MLDRTQAPDFQSIKKVAVTQAHSKELKNGVKLHWLNAGEQPAIRLEYIFAAGSWYEPSRGTSYFTAKMLNEGTHHRSSGEISEYIDQFGSFLELSQNAERIILTIYTITKHLPKLLPLVHELLTESIFPEKELDNLKTITLQNLQVNLQKTSFLAQHRFRELIFGENHPYGKYIKDIDIAPVTKDLLVQYHQQAILQRPFDAVLSGQITDETLLAVEQHLSQFDVQKTQLTKPVLPVAEVSKHTELIERPESVQSTIRFGKRLLHTNGSPFTRRSTDYFSLVLLNEILGGYFGSRLMKNIREDKGFTYGIHSSLGIFRQEGFIVIGTDVKKEFTNQTLEEIRKEITLLQTEPIPEDELETVKNYILGAFAGSVTTPFSLADHFKTIYFEGIGYDFYDKYVSEISQTTSETLLSLAQQYLNLDTFTEVVAGGK, from the coding sequence ATGTTAGACAGAACACAAGCGCCCGATTTTCAATCTATAAAAAAAGTTGCTGTTACTCAGGCACATTCCAAAGAGCTAAAGAATGGTGTCAAACTTCATTGGTTAAATGCTGGTGAACAACCTGCTATTCGACTTGAATATATTTTTGCAGCAGGCAGTTGGTATGAACCGTCCAGAGGAACCTCTTACTTCACGGCTAAAATGCTCAATGAAGGTACTCATCACCGATCTTCAGGAGAGATCAGTGAATATATTGATCAGTTTGGCTCTTTTCTGGAGCTAAGCCAAAACGCGGAACGAATCATTCTGACTATATATACTATTACTAAACATCTTCCCAAACTTCTTCCTTTAGTACACGAATTATTAACAGAATCTATTTTTCCGGAAAAAGAGCTGGATAATCTGAAAACTATTACCTTGCAAAATCTCCAGGTAAATTTGCAGAAAACATCTTTTCTTGCACAACATCGTTTCAGAGAACTGATATTTGGAGAAAATCACCCATACGGAAAATACATAAAGGATATAGACATTGCTCCTGTGACCAAAGACTTGCTGGTACAATATCATCAGCAGGCTATTTTGCAACGACCATTTGATGCAGTTCTATCTGGACAAATTACAGATGAAACACTTTTGGCAGTAGAACAACATCTGTCACAGTTTGATGTACAGAAGACACAGCTTACAAAACCCGTTCTTCCTGTTGCAGAGGTAAGTAAACACACAGAACTCATAGAACGCCCCGAAAGTGTTCAGTCGACCATACGATTCGGAAAACGGTTATTACATACGAATGGGTCACCTTTCACTCGCCGCAGTACAGATTATTTCTCCCTTGTCTTATTAAACGAAATCTTGGGAGGATATTTCGGCTCAAGATTGATGAAAAATATACGTGAAGACAAAGGGTTCACCTATGGAATTCACTCCTCTCTGGGAATATTTCGGCAGGAAGGGTTTATCGTTATTGGTACAGATGTAAAGAAGGAGTTTACCAATCAAACGCTGGAAGAAATACGAAAAGAGATTACCCTTTTACAAACAGAACCAATACCTGAAGACGAACTTGAGACAGTAAAAAATTATATTTTGGGTGCATTTGCAGGCTCTGTAACTACTCCATTCTCTCTGGCAGATCACTTCAAGACCATCTATTTTGAAGGGATAGGCTATGATTTTTATGATAAATATGTATCTGAAATTAGTCAAACAACCTCTGAAACATTACTCTCACTTGCTCAGCAGTATCTGAATCTGGATACATTTACAGAAGTGGTTGCAGGAGGTAAATAA
- a CDS encoding methylglyoxal synthase — MIRKLNSSKRIALIAHDHKKIELIEWSVKNKASLVQHQLYATGTTGRLLQEALNVSVTKLLSGPLGGDQQIGAMIAEEKIDSIIFFWDPMEALPHDPDIKALLRLAAVWNIPMACNRSTADFLLSSPLMHVDYDIQMTDYSAYLTRKV, encoded by the coding sequence ATGATACGTAAACTTAATTCATCCAAACGCATTGCTCTGATTGCCCACGATCACAAGAAAATTGAATTGATAGAGTGGTCAGTAAAAAATAAGGCATCTTTGGTACAACATCAGTTATATGCAACAGGCACAACCGGACGATTGCTACAGGAAGCCCTCAATGTGTCAGTAACAAAACTGCTAAGTGGCCCGTTAGGTGGAGATCAGCAGATTGGAGCTATGATTGCAGAAGAAAAGATTGATTCGATTATCTTCTTCTGGGACCCAATGGAAGCTTTACCTCACGATCCCGATATCAAAGCATTGCTTCGGCTAGCTGCAGTTTGGAATATTCCAATGGCATGTAACCGTAGTACCGCCGATTTTCTGTTAAGCTCCCCTCTGATGCATGTCGATTATGATATCCAGATGACAGACTATTCTGCCTATCTAACCCGTAAAGTTTAA